The Tenacibaculum jejuense genome includes a window with the following:
- the cysC gene encoding adenylyl-sulfate kinase gives MKLKKETVIWFFGLSGSGKTTLADTLNEQLLKKGFQTRKLDGDVLRKGLNVDLGFEEEDRKENIRRAAEVAKLFSKTGIVTIASFITPKEELRALVKEIIGKENVIDIYVDCSIETCIKRDVKGLYKKALNKEILNFTGIDSVFESSKNHCFTVNTEEESVVQSVNSIVSFLEC, from the coding sequence ATGAAATTAAAGAAAGAAACTGTTATTTGGTTTTTTGGATTATCTGGTTCTGGCAAAACAACGCTAGCAGATACTCTTAATGAACAGCTTTTAAAAAAAGGTTTTCAAACCAGAAAGTTAGATGGAGATGTGTTGCGTAAAGGATTGAATGTAGACTTAGGTTTTGAAGAAGAAGATCGAAAAGAAAATATTAGAAGGGCAGCTGAGGTTGCCAAGTTATTTTCTAAAACAGGTATAGTTACCATAGCTTCATTTATAACTCCCAAAGAAGAATTAAGAGCTTTAGTTAAAGAAATAATAGGGAAAGAAAATGTAATAGATATTTATGTTGATTGTTCTATTGAAACCTGTATTAAAAGAGATGTAAAAGGATTGTATAAAAAAGCTTTGAATAAAGAAATTCTAAACTTTACTGGTATTGACTCTGTTTTTGAATCTTCAAAAAATCATTGTTTTACAGTTAATACAGAAGAAGAAAGTGTAGTACAAAGTGTAAACTCAATAGTTTCGTTTTTAGAATGTTGA
- a CDS encoding STM4014 family protein → MKKHIIIAPKNSRRIQFWKSALQKELICISYIDIIHKDFLLSKDISYQIRLESAGEDTETYKEILLLGCKNESEKETIKNTIFNFGQVSSFDLWYKGWNILLQKIKNLENDYSISFINDPLEILAVFNKSETIKHLHNKGISVPTSLHCNSYSDLKEKMLQKQIHQVFLKPKAGSSASGVMAFRYRNEKKLHLYTTITVKDGVLFNSLKLRHYNTESSIDSIWSKIPFDSLQVELWLPKYKHENLNIDFRVVVINGKAEFIVPRGSKHTITNLHLGNEKLQLEKLDLDSETIEKIKSIAEKAMSCYPKLFYAGVDVLLTPKKNVYVLEINAFGDMLLNITNDRNLTTYEHCALLLE, encoded by the coding sequence TTGAAAAAACACATCATTATAGCGCCTAAAAACTCAAGGCGAATACAGTTTTGGAAATCAGCTCTACAAAAAGAGCTGATTTGCATTTCTTATATAGATATTATACATAAGGATTTCTTACTTTCTAAAGATATTTCTTATCAGATACGCTTAGAATCAGCCGGAGAAGATACCGAAACCTATAAAGAAATTCTTCTTTTAGGCTGTAAGAATGAATCTGAAAAAGAAACAATTAAGAATACTATTTTCAACTTTGGTCAAGTTTCAAGCTTTGATTTATGGTATAAAGGCTGGAATATTTTACTTCAAAAAATAAAGAATTTAGAGAACGATTATTCGATTTCATTTATCAATGATCCATTAGAAATACTAGCCGTATTTAATAAATCAGAAACCATAAAACATCTTCACAATAAAGGAATATCAGTTCCAACATCATTGCACTGTAATTCATATTCCGATTTAAAAGAAAAGATGTTACAAAAACAGATTCATCAAGTATTTTTAAAACCTAAAGCTGGTTCTTCTGCTTCTGGTGTAATGGCTTTTAGATATAGAAATGAAAAAAAATTACATTTATACACTACAATTACTGTAAAAGATGGAGTATTATTCAATAGTTTAAAACTTAGACATTACAATACTGAAAGTAGTATTGATAGTATTTGGTCTAAAATTCCATTTGATTCTTTACAAGTAGAATTATGGTTACCAAAATATAAACACGAAAACTTAAATATTGATTTTAGAGTTGTGGTAATAAACGGTAAAGCTGAATTTATTGTTCCTCGCGGAAGTAAACACACCATAACAAACTTACATTTAGGCAACGAAAAATTACAATTAGAAAAACTAGATTTAGATTCTGAAACAATTGAAAAAATAAAATCAATTGCTGAAAAGGCCATGAGTTGTTATCCGAAACTATTTTATGCTGGAGTAGACGTACTTTTAACACCAAAGAAAAATGTTTATGTTTTAGAAATAAATGCTTTTGGAGATATGCTATTAAATATTACAAACGATCGAAATTTAACTACATACGAGCATTGTGCCTTACTTCTAGAATAA
- a CDS encoding STM4015 family protein, producing the protein MEKYLEYKDGSSQKFWKILVEGNTHSVTYGKIGTQGVQKDKTFNSEEEALKDANKLIASKEKKGYKAISSPSRKVVTYTLNSEVDPTLAYKFISYEYDNDPEILEFLNNFKAQENSDKVEEIVIGMWEEGYDKSSSHILNFFVENKDHFSNVKHFYIGDIESEENEISWIQQSSFENFLKAYSHIESLKVRGGNNLTFGTFNLPNLKTLTIESGGLDNELIEDIAKSKNSLTSLEELEIWFGTSDYGATVTKETVKKLLADNPFPNLQHLGLMNAEIQDEIVAVLENHEILSRIKTLDISMGVLREEGGKSLLRNEALDQLEKINCDFHYMSEEQTKALRKRFGTKGSFEYSDYYEEAVEEDWYYVEVGE; encoded by the coding sequence ATGGAAAAATATTTAGAGTATAAAGACGGTAGTTCTCAAAAATTTTGGAAAATACTAGTTGAAGGTAACACCCATTCGGTAACTTATGGGAAAATTGGTACACAAGGTGTGCAAAAAGATAAAACTTTTAATTCTGAGGAAGAAGCTTTAAAAGATGCAAATAAGCTTATAGCTTCAAAAGAAAAAAAAGGATATAAAGCGATAAGTTCACCTTCTAGGAAAGTTGTAACCTACACACTAAATAGTGAAGTAGATCCAACTCTTGCTTATAAATTTATTTCTTATGAATATGATAATGATCCTGAGATTTTAGAGTTTTTAAACAACTTTAAAGCACAAGAAAACAGCGATAAAGTTGAAGAAATTGTTATAGGAATGTGGGAAGAAGGATATGATAAAAGTAGCAGTCACATTTTAAACTTTTTCGTAGAAAACAAAGATCATTTCTCTAATGTAAAACACTTCTATATTGGAGATATTGAATCTGAAGAAAATGAAATATCTTGGATACAACAATCTAGTTTTGAAAATTTCCTTAAAGCTTATAGTCATATTGAAAGCTTAAAAGTTCGTGGTGGAAATAACTTAACTTTCGGAACTTTTAACTTACCAAACTTAAAAACATTAACTATTGAATCAGGTGGATTAGATAATGAACTTATTGAAGATATCGCTAAATCTAAAAACTCACTAACGAGTTTAGAAGAATTAGAAATTTGGTTTGGAACATCAGATTATGGAGCAACAGTAACAAAAGAAACGGTGAAAAAACTACTTGCTGACAACCCTTTTCCAAACTTACAGCATTTAGGACTTATGAATGCTGAAATTCAAGACGAAATTGTTGCTGTTCTTGAAAACCATGAAATTTTAAGCAGAATTAAAACCTTAGATATTTCTATGGGAGTATTAAGAGAAGAAGGTGGTAAATCTTTATTAAGAAATGAAGCTTTAGATCAGTTAGAAAAAATCAATTGTGATTTTCACTATATGAGTGAAGAACAAACAAAAGCACTTCGTAAACGATTTGGTACTAAAGGAAGCTTTGAGTATTCAGATTACTACGAAGAAGCTGTTGAAGAAGATTGGTATTATGTTGAAGTCGGGGAATAA
- a CDS encoding STM4011 family radical SAM protein, whose protein sequence is MEVNWNILYRGSLDSCNYDCHYCPFAKKKNTREELAYDKKCLNKFVDWAEERKENLRILLTPWGEGLIRSYYQKAMIRLSHMEQVKLISIQTNLSCQLDWIKDVNPDTFRLWVTYHPDEVSFEKFIEKCQYLIANDIQFSVGVVGMKAHYEAIEKLKSTLTERYIWINAYKRETDYYSESEKAWLGMIDPYFNINNTYHDSLHKSCQAGYSSFSITGEGDVYPCHFVKKKLGNIYTNNLKDLTQKTTCPNNTCGCYIGYMNLDTLNLKEIYGNELLTRIIKS, encoded by the coding sequence ATGGAAGTAAACTGGAACATACTTTACAGAGGAAGTTTAGATAGTTGTAATTACGATTGCCACTATTGTCCGTTTGCAAAAAAGAAAAATACTCGTGAAGAATTAGCATACGATAAAAAATGCCTCAATAAGTTTGTAGACTGGGCTGAAGAAAGAAAAGAAAATCTACGAATTTTATTAACCCCTTGGGGAGAAGGTTTAATTCGATCGTATTACCAAAAAGCAATGATTCGTTTGAGTCATATGGAACAGGTAAAATTAATCTCTATTCAAACCAACTTATCTTGCCAACTTGATTGGATAAAAGACGTAAACCCCGATACATTTAGACTTTGGGTAACATATCATCCTGATGAAGTAAGTTTTGAAAAATTCATTGAAAAATGTCAATATTTAATAGCTAATGATATACAATTTAGTGTTGGAGTTGTAGGAATGAAAGCTCATTATGAAGCTATAGAAAAATTGAAATCGACACTTACAGAAAGATATATTTGGATTAACGCTTACAAACGAGAAACAGATTATTATTCAGAAAGTGAAAAAGCTTGGCTAGGAATGATCGATCCATACTTTAACATCAATAATACATATCACGATTCATTACATAAATCATGTCAAGCTGGCTATTCTAGCTTTTCAATTACAGGAGAAGGAGATGTATATCCTTGTCATTTTGTAAAAAAGAAATTAGGCAATATTTACACAAACAATTTAAAAGATTTAACCCAAAAAACAACTTGCCCGAATAACACATGTGGTTGTTATATTGGTTATATGAATCTTGATACATTAAACTTAAAAGAAATCTACGGAAACGAATTATTAACCCGAATTATAAAATCATAA
- a CDS encoding STM4012 family radical SAM protein, with translation MLVSNRLDISQPYQGYTYSYPHKSTYRELTPIDLKDVWQEQNAAFFYVHIPFCEMRCGFCNLFTISNPKERVSKYIETVQLQLQQISEVIPNLQLKNFAIGGGTPTFLTVDELESLFKSIVDFGVHPQQFFGSIEASPKTINTEKIELIKEYKIARLSMGIQSWIQDEMKALGRPQTIATTLSAVENIAQSNVEEFNLDLIYGAHNQTQSSFLYSLEKTITYQPTEIFLYPLYIRKLTGLGIKNQKQSQHQFQLYITGRDFLLNNGYVQTSMRCFRRKEAFDCRPEANYSSITDHMIGVGAGARSYTKNLHYSTDYAVNRKEIKTIINDYIDTKDFKSINYGVALNTEEQKRRFLIKSLTDGGDLNTKLYKDIFNVNPFNEFELLNELVERNWLTETHPEIYSLNQEGMCYEDVIGPALYSENSKQLMQNFEWK, from the coding sequence ATGTTAGTTTCGAATCGTTTAGACATATCACAACCATATCAAGGATATACATATTCGTATCCGCATAAGTCTACTTACCGAGAATTAACTCCGATTGACTTAAAAGATGTATGGCAAGAACAAAACGCTGCTTTTTTCTATGTTCATATTCCGTTTTGTGAAATGCGTTGTGGTTTTTGTAATCTTTTTACAATTTCAAATCCAAAAGAACGAGTTTCAAAATATATAGAAACTGTGCAATTACAATTGCAGCAGATTTCAGAAGTAATTCCTAATTTACAACTGAAAAATTTTGCTATTGGTGGTGGAACTCCAACGTTTTTAACTGTTGATGAACTTGAATCTTTATTTAAAAGTATTGTTGACTTTGGTGTACATCCACAACAGTTTTTTGGTTCTATTGAAGCTTCACCTAAAACAATAAACACAGAAAAAATAGAGCTCATTAAAGAATATAAAATAGCTCGTTTAAGTATGGGAATTCAATCTTGGATACAAGATGAAATGAAAGCATTAGGAAGACCTCAAACAATAGCTACAACATTATCAGCTGTTGAAAACATTGCTCAATCTAATGTCGAAGAGTTCAATTTAGATTTGATTTATGGAGCACATAATCAAACTCAATCCTCGTTTTTATATTCTTTAGAAAAAACAATTACATATCAACCCACAGAGATTTTCCTGTATCCTTTATACATCAGAAAATTAACTGGACTTGGAATCAAAAATCAGAAACAAAGTCAACATCAATTTCAACTCTATATTACTGGTCGAGATTTTTTACTGAACAATGGTTATGTTCAGACAAGTATGCGATGTTTCCGAAGAAAAGAAGCATTTGATTGTCGCCCTGAAGCTAATTATTCTTCAATTACAGATCATATGATCGGTGTTGGAGCTGGCGCACGTTCTTATACTAAAAACTTACATTACAGTACTGATTACGCTGTAAATCGTAAAGAAATAAAAACAATCATTAATGATTATATAGACACTAAAGATTTTAAAAGCATAAATTATGGTGTCGCTTTAAATACAGAAGAACAGAAAAGACGATTTTTAATAAAATCTTTAACTGATGGAGGAGATTTAAACACTAAACTTTACAAAGATATTTTTAATGTAAATCCATTCAACGAATTTGAACTTTTGAATGAACTGGTTGAAAGAAATTGGCTAACTGAAACGCATCCTGAAATTTACAGCTTAAATCAAGAAGGAATGTGTTATGAAGATGTTATTGGTCCGGCTTTATATTCAGAAAATAGTAAACAACTAATGCAAAATTTTGAATGGAAGTAA
- a CDS encoding STM4013/SEN3800 family hydrolase, with protein sequence MNLNNLIPDYDIIFITLDSLRYDVSQELFLKNKLPNFSKWLPNSGWEKRYTPASFTYPAHLAFFSGFLPTKIGQQITPRLFTSSFEGSESTNQNTFVFKESNFIEALANKGYETVCIGGVGFFNKKNAIGNVLPGMFQHSEWTNQLGVTEKNSTYFQFKTAEKYLQNRDPLCLFINISATHQPTHFYVDGKEKDDIETHAAALQYVDSQLPILQQALIERNTNKLIIVCSDHGTAYGEHDHWGHRNAHETVMTVPYLQYLSKC encoded by the coding sequence ATGAACCTTAATAATTTAATACCGGATTACGATATTATCTTCATTACGTTAGATTCATTGCGATACGATGTTAGTCAAGAATTGTTTCTAAAAAATAAACTTCCTAACTTTTCTAAGTGGTTACCTAATTCTGGTTGGGAAAAAAGATATACTCCTGCTAGTTTTACTTATCCTGCACATTTAGCTTTTTTTTCTGGTTTTTTACCAACAAAAATTGGTCAGCAAATTACTCCTAGACTTTTTACTAGTAGTTTTGAAGGAAGTGAATCTACAAATCAAAATACATTTGTTTTTAAAGAATCAAATTTCATTGAAGCTTTAGCGAATAAAGGATATGAAACTGTTTGTATCGGAGGTGTAGGTTTTTTCAATAAAAAAAATGCAATTGGAAATGTTTTACCAGGAATGTTTCAGCACAGTGAATGGACAAATCAACTTGGAGTTACTGAAAAAAACTCTACATATTTTCAATTTAAAACAGCTGAAAAATATTTACAAAACAGAGATCCTTTGTGTTTGTTCATAAATATATCTGCAACACATCAACCTACTCATTTTTATGTAGACGGTAAGGAAAAAGATGATATAGAAACTCACGCTGCTGCTTTACAATATGTAGATTCTCAATTACCAATATTACAGCAAGCTTTAATAGAAAGAAATACTAATAAATTGATTATAGTGTGTAGTGATCATGGAACAGCTTATGGCGAACATGATCATTGGGGACATAGAAACGCCCACGAAACTGTAATGACAGTTCCGTATTTACAATACCTTAGCAAATGTTAG
- a CDS encoding HAD family hydrolase has translation MILIFDLDNTLIDRNKAYWLWLQNNVLYKCKTVDKSLILYYDNWGYTSRHHFYNWLIQKYELSISSDELIEKCANELHQYISKNQETLIILKRLKEQCKIVIGTNGGIQNQTNKLKATGILPYVDHVYISEHIGCKKPNPNFYKHIQNDLNCLSSEIMMIGDHYNQDFLVPKKLGWKSIWLSHNSTLIHDNKICALKDLIPYLRENKLLFSS, from the coding sequence ATGATTTTAATTTTTGACTTAGATAACACATTAATTGACAGAAATAAAGCGTATTGGTTATGGTTACAGAACAACGTCTTGTATAAATGTAAAACCGTAGATAAATCTTTAATTTTATATTACGATAATTGGGGATATACATCTCGGCATCATTTTTACAACTGGTTAATTCAAAAATATGAGTTGTCAATTTCTTCTGATGAATTAATTGAAAAATGTGCAAACGAATTGCATCAATACATTTCTAAAAATCAAGAAACCTTAATTATTCTGAAACGTTTAAAAGAGCAGTGTAAAATAGTTATTGGAACCAACGGAGGAATTCAAAATCAAACTAATAAATTAAAAGCTACGGGAATCTTACCATATGTAGATCATGTGTATATTTCAGAACATATTGGTTGTAAAAAGCCAAACCCGAATTTTTACAAACACATACAAAATGACTTAAATTGCCTTTCAAGTGAAATCATGATGATTGGTGATCATTATAACCAAGATTTTTTGGTTCCTAAAAAATTGGGTTGGAAGAGCATATGGTTATCTCACAACAGCACTTTGATTCATGACAATAAAATTTGTGCATTAAAAGATTTAATACCGTATCTTCGAGAAAATAAATTGCTCTTCAGCTCATGA
- a CDS encoding tyrosine-type recombinase/integrase — protein MSFFFDILQTAYASAYKDGLKKKYNTPKIYHGGKTFDLSKRWYVYYSYAHPQLKNKDGSPVMVRQPPLTMSINRDYKTKEERLYHLGVLREVVLELLKDGYSPYKNNFQLTSESLQYTANDALDYALDLKNSTLSDTSKADYKSRCNQFKKYLEQNHLADQSILSVTRQVVNTYLESIVKKSSARNRNNTRIVLSALFGELVDSQVIPKNVVESIKVLDTKSASHNTYPLEVLEGLFTYMKENDPLLLLFVKFVSYNFLRPIEVCRLKLKDIVLSQKLLMVQTKNKKKGRKTKIIPNIVIDEIKSFDFSTQEYFLFTPTGIGAWEAKETSRRDYFTTRFRKVKKRYNEHLKKEGKSIQLGSEYTVYSFRHTFITLLFRKLRKEFSYTETCDQLMLITGHSTLKALKEYLKDIDAELPEDYSGLLVI, from the coding sequence ATGAGCTTTTTTTTTGATATCTTACAAACCGCATACGCTAGCGCATACAAAGACGGTTTGAAGAAAAAATATAACACACCAAAAATATATCATGGAGGAAAGACTTTTGATCTTTCTAAAAGATGGTATGTGTATTATTCTTACGCGCATCCACAACTTAAAAATAAAGATGGTAGTCCAGTAATGGTTCGACAACCTCCTTTGACCATGAGTATCAATAGAGATTATAAAACCAAAGAAGAAAGGTTATATCATCTCGGTGTACTTAGAGAAGTAGTTTTAGAGTTGCTTAAAGATGGTTACTCTCCTTATAAAAATAATTTTCAGCTTACTAGCGAATCTTTACAATACACGGCAAACGATGCTTTGGATTATGCTTTAGATTTAAAAAATAGTACGCTTTCTGATACATCGAAAGCTGATTATAAAAGCAGGTGTAATCAATTCAAAAAGTATTTAGAGCAAAATCATCTTGCTGATCAAAGTATATTAAGTGTAACTAGGCAAGTAGTTAATACATATCTTGAAAGTATCGTAAAGAAAAGCAGTGCTAGAAATAGAAATAACACACGTATTGTTTTGAGTGCTTTATTTGGAGAATTAGTGGATAGCCAAGTTATTCCAAAGAATGTAGTAGAAAGCATTAAGGTTCTTGATACTAAATCCGCCAGTCATAATACCTATCCTTTAGAAGTTTTAGAAGGGCTTTTTACCTATATGAAAGAAAATGATCCTCTACTACTATTGTTTGTGAAATTTGTGTCTTATAATTTTTTACGTCCAATTGAGGTTTGTCGTTTAAAACTTAAAGATATAGTGCTATCACAAAAACTTTTGATGGTCCAAACCAAGAATAAAAAGAAAGGAAGAAAGACGAAAATAATACCCAATATTGTTATAGACGAAATCAAGAGTTTTGACTTTTCTACACAAGAATATTTTTTATTTACACCAACTGGTATTGGCGCATGGGAGGCTAAAGAAACCAGTAGAAGAGATTATTTTACGACAAGATTCCGAAAGGTGAAAAAACGCTATAATGAACACCTAAAAAAAGAAGGTAAATCAATTCAATTAGGTAGTGAATATACAGTGTATTCTTTTAGGCATACTTTTATAACGTTGTTATTTAGGAAATTGAGAAAAGAGTTTAGTTATACTGAAACTTGTGATCAACTAATGTTAATTACAGGGCATTCTACATTAAAAGCACTTAAAGAATATTTAAAAGATATTGATGCTGAACTTCCAGAAGATTATAGCGGGTTGTTGGTGATTTAA
- a CDS encoding ATP-binding protein, giving the protein MSRIDTLQIHNFKFFNEQEPIKIDGKHLLLYGENGSGKSSIYWALYTLFEASLKKDVSDIEKYFKHHSQHEQSLVNIHASSIPATPTIPEHYNSFIKVITKHNPPLEYNVSLLDTAIKNDTVAREVNQASDFISYKVLYKFQDFWNGEKMDLADIFIGYILPYINFPSKDLIRNGVTKSFTNASEMFEEIKKGPGTTVNAKNKTIQVYKSSPENKAFNAFATHFNEQMKDLIDFINVNAPLMLKKLDYDIDFQLHYHELEYHKADVNFHFTPFKLEFIITSYLGTPITINRPQSFLNEAKITAIAIAIRLTILRRRINTQAGDILKFIVFDDVMISLDMNNRDRLIDFLLDPVNKFTNDYQLLFLTHDRSLFFYLKDKIRNAGLKDNWLYKEMYVDSSASIESPVIYTHPNKLKKAEYFIDKHDYPAAGIYLRTYCEEVLDNLYPDQKKYTILKNNDGVYETKSQNLNDKIGHLEWFCAKEGLNYTDFKDLKTYKNVILNSLAHNDIESPIYKTELVKVLEVLKKLELIKRDTQIAKPNTTFKISFTKNDGAIYILGIKIKDRLMVLESNGVKRLSNFCRANITYINDNGRETKNINIEKESIHLIAEETCATLGIPSINIENNTTHNRKNTTIQSLIDAL; this is encoded by the coding sequence ATGAGTAGAATAGATACTTTACAAATACATAATTTCAAATTTTTTAATGAGCAAGAGCCAATTAAAATAGATGGGAAGCATCTTTTACTTTATGGCGAGAATGGTAGTGGTAAAAGCTCTATATATTGGGCTTTATATACACTTTTTGAAGCATCATTAAAAAAAGATGTATCAGATATAGAAAAGTATTTTAAACATCATTCTCAACACGAGCAGTCTTTGGTTAATATACACGCATCAAGCATTCCTGCAACACCAACTATTCCAGAGCATTATAATTCATTCATCAAAGTTATAACTAAACACAACCCTCCTTTAGAGTATAATGTTTCTTTGTTAGATACTGCTATTAAAAATGATACCGTTGCAAGAGAAGTCAATCAGGCATCAGATTTTATAAGCTATAAAGTATTATACAAATTTCAGGACTTTTGGAATGGAGAAAAAATGGATTTGGCAGATATATTTATTGGTTATATCCTACCGTATATTAATTTTCCAAGTAAAGATTTGATTAGAAATGGAGTAACAAAATCTTTCACTAACGCATCTGAAATGTTCGAGGAAATTAAAAAAGGTCCAGGAACAACAGTAAATGCGAAAAACAAAACAATTCAAGTATATAAAAGTAGTCCTGAAAATAAAGCTTTCAATGCTTTTGCTACTCACTTCAATGAGCAAATGAAAGATTTGATTGACTTTATTAATGTTAATGCACCTTTAATGCTTAAAAAGTTGGATTACGACATTGATTTTCAACTGCACTATCACGAATTGGAATACCATAAAGCAGATGTGAATTTTCATTTTACACCATTTAAGCTTGAATTTATTATTACTTCTTATCTAGGTACACCAATCACTATAAACAGACCTCAATCATTTTTAAATGAAGCTAAAATTACAGCGATAGCTATTGCTATTCGTTTAACTATTTTAAGAAGACGTATAAATACACAAGCTGGAGATATTCTAAAATTTATTGTTTTTGATGACGTGATGATAAGTTTAGATATGAATAACAGAGATAGACTGATTGATTTTTTATTAGACCCAGTTAATAAATTCACAAATGATTATCAGTTACTTTTTCTAACGCACGATAGGAGTTTGTTTTTTTATTTGAAAGATAAAATTAGAAACGCAGGTTTAAAAGATAATTGGCTATATAAGGAAATGTATGTTGATTCTTCAGCAAGTATCGAAAGTCCTGTTATTTATACTCATCCAAATAAGCTTAAAAAAGCAGAATACTTTATAGATAAACACGATTATCCAGCAGCAGGTATATATTTACGAACGTATTGTGAAGAGGTTTTAGATAACTTATATCCAGACCAAAAGAAGTATACCATATTAAAAAATAATGACGGTGTTTACGAAACTAAATCTCAAAATTTGAATGATAAAATAGGTCATTTGGAATGGTTTTGTGCAAAGGAAGGTCTAAATTATACAGATTTTAAAGACTTAAAAACCTATAAAAATGTTATATTAAATTCATTAGCTCATAATGATATTGAATCGCCTATTTATAAGACTGAATTGGTTAAAGTTTTAGAAGTTCTAAAAAAACTTGAACTGATTAAACGAGATACCCAAATAGCAAAACCAAATACCACATTTAAAATATCATTTACAAAGAATGATGGTGCTATTTATATTTTAGGAATTAAAATTAAAGATAGATTAATGGTTTTGGAGAGTAATGGTGTTAAAAGACTATCTAATTTTTGTAGGGCAAATATCACTTATATAAATGATAATGGCAGAGAAACAAAGAATATTAATATTGAAAAAGAATCAATACATTTAATAGCCGAAGAAACTTGTGCTACTTTAGGTATTCCATCAATAAACATTGAAAATAATACTACTCATAATCGTAAAAATACTACAATACAATCATTGATTGATGCTTTATAA